In a genomic window of Maricaulis maris MCS10:
- the dnaA gene encoding chromosomal replication initiator protein DnaA — MAFNKLAVSEANTAIIDGLDAGGISAIWRRVRAHLREECGPALYSQEIARLRVRLSETGALVIIAPSNFNRDWVEDHWGARIRALWAELDPSHRDVHLLAEGQDAPQPVMAARLPAAASRSPAPTGLTADTAQTPADGTSPGDARFSFDSFRVGPANEVAAAAARTMVGASTPPFNPVFFYGDYGVGKTHLLHAVASAARNGSRPRKALYLTAEEFLSGFVTAMKARDTISFKETVRGVDVLLIDDVHFIAGKPKTEDEFLHTIAALVAENKQVVLASHKPPAELQMQDERLRSLLTGGLSCPLGKPDLDLRRQILDCKIAQATCHYPTFDVSEAVRDFLAARITSSPREMEGVLNNVICRTALIGQPVTMEVVSTALRELSLSSERRLTVDEIQKVVATHFGISTADICSKRRTQAVVRPRHIAMYLAKTLTTRSLPDIGRRFGGRDHSTVIHAVSKVTGMIDAGDSVADEIDALTRELQG; from the coding sequence ATGGCATTTAACAAACTGGCTGTTTCCGAGGCGAACACCGCAATAATTGACGGGCTTGACGCAGGGGGAATTTCGGCAATCTGGCGCCGGGTGCGCGCCCATCTCCGTGAGGAGTGTGGACCTGCGCTTTACTCGCAGGAAATTGCCCGATTGCGGGTTCGTCTGTCCGAAACAGGCGCCCTGGTCATCATTGCTCCGAGCAACTTCAATCGTGATTGGGTCGAGGACCATTGGGGAGCGCGAATTCGGGCACTTTGGGCCGAACTCGATCCGTCGCACCGTGACGTTCACCTGCTGGCCGAAGGGCAAGATGCTCCGCAACCCGTGATGGCGGCGCGACTTCCGGCCGCCGCGTCGCGCAGTCCTGCGCCGACCGGCCTGACCGCCGATACGGCGCAGACTCCGGCGGACGGAACATCCCCGGGCGATGCCCGCTTCAGTTTCGACAGCTTCCGCGTCGGGCCGGCCAATGAGGTTGCGGCCGCTGCAGCCCGGACCATGGTCGGAGCCTCCACGCCGCCCTTCAATCCGGTGTTCTTTTATGGAGATTACGGTGTCGGCAAGACGCACCTCCTGCACGCGGTCGCCAGTGCGGCCCGGAACGGATCCCGCCCCCGCAAGGCGCTTTACCTGACCGCCGAAGAATTCCTGTCCGGCTTTGTGACGGCCATGAAGGCCCGCGACACGATCTCCTTCAAGGAAACCGTCCGTGGCGTCGATGTCCTGCTGATTGACGATGTCCATTTCATCGCCGGCAAGCCGAAGACCGAGGACGAATTCCTGCACACGATCGCGGCCCTGGTCGCCGAGAACAAGCAGGTCGTCCTGGCATCCCACAAACCGCCGGCAGAGCTGCAAATGCAGGATGAACGCCTGCGCTCGCTGCTGACCGGTGGTCTGTCCTGCCCGCTGGGCAAGCCCGATCTCGACCTGCGTCGGCAAATTCTGGATTGCAAGATTGCCCAGGCGACCTGCCACTACCCGACTTTTGACGTGTCCGAGGCGGTGCGCGATTTCCTCGCCGCTCGGATCACGTCCAGCCCGCGGGAAATGGAGGGCGTTCTCAACAACGTCATCTGCCGTACGGCGCTGATCGGACAGCCGGTGACAATGGAGGTCGTCTCGACGGCACTGCGCGAATTGTCGCTGAGCTCGGAACGCCGGTTGACGGTCGATGAAATCCAGAAGGTCGTGGCGACACATTTCGGCATCTCGACGGCGGATATCTGTTCCAAGCGCCGCACCCAGGCCGTGGTCCGTCCGCGACATATCGCGATGTATCTCGCCAAGACACTGACGACCCGGTCCTTGCCGGATATCGGGCGGCGCTTTGGCGGGCGCGACCATTCGACGGTGATCCATGCGGTGTCGAAGGTGACCGGGATGATTGATGCCGGTGACTCGGTTGCGGACGAGATTGATGCCCTGACCAGAGAGTTGCAGGGCTGA
- the dnaN gene encoding DNA polymerase III subunit beta, whose product MKLTIERATLLKALGHVQAVVEKRNTIPILSNVLISAGPDGASFAATDLDIEILETTDASCDGEGLVTAPAHTLYDITRKLPDGADVTLEMNGSDPRLTLKAGRSSFSLPSLPPGDFPVMPTEDLEHRFQVPARELARLIDKTRFAISTEETRYYLNGIHLHAADQDGRKTLRAVATDGVRLALAEVDLPDGADGMPGVIVPRKTVQEVKRLLEDADDDVEVSVSEGKIRFRLGRAVLTSKLIDGAFPDYERVIPRGNTRLMSVENKRFAEAVDRVATISVEKSRSVKLSLGADALTLAVNNPESGQAEEELAVSYSDEGFAIGFNARYMLDVASQIEGDEARFHFADAASPALVTDSGDPDALYVLMPLRV is encoded by the coding sequence ATGAAGCTGACGATCGAGCGCGCGACGCTCCTCAAGGCACTTGGCCACGTTCAGGCCGTTGTCGAAAAGCGCAACACCATTCCGATATTGTCCAATGTGCTGATCTCTGCCGGCCCTGACGGGGCCAGCTTTGCGGCAACCGACCTCGATATCGAGATACTCGAGACCACCGATGCCAGTTGTGATGGCGAAGGTCTGGTCACGGCGCCGGCGCACACCCTCTATGACATTACCCGCAAATTGCCGGATGGTGCCGATGTGACCCTTGAGATGAATGGCAGCGACCCGCGCCTGACGCTCAAGGCCGGCCGTTCCAGTTTTTCGCTGCCCTCATTGCCGCCGGGCGATTTCCCGGTCATGCCGACCGAGGATCTTGAGCACCGTTTCCAGGTTCCGGCTCGCGAGCTGGCGCGCCTGATCGACAAGACCCGCTTTGCCATCTCCACAGAGGAGACCCGGTATTATCTGAACGGCATTCACCTGCATGCCGCCGACCAGGATGGTCGCAAGACGCTGCGCGCTGTGGCGACCGACGGCGTCCGTCTGGCGCTGGCGGAAGTCGATCTGCCGGACGGTGCCGACGGCATGCCGGGCGTGATCGTGCCGCGCAAGACGGTCCAGGAAGTCAAACGCCTGCTCGAAGACGCGGACGACGATGTTGAAGTCTCCGTATCCGAAGGCAAGATCCGTTTCCGTCTGGGCCGAGCGGTTCTGACGTCCAAGCTGATCGATGGCGCCTTCCCGGATTATGAGCGCGTCATACCGCGTGGCAATACGCGCCTGATGTCGGTCGAGAACAAGCGCTTCGCCGAGGCTGTTGATCGTGTAGCCACGATCTCCGTCGAGAAGTCGCGCTCGGTGAAACTGTCCCTGGGCGCTGATGCCCTGACGCTGGCGGTCAACAATCCCGAGAGCGGACAGGCCGAGGAAGAGCTTGCGGTTTCCTATTCGGACGAAGGTTTCGCGATCGGGTTCAATGCGCGCTACATGCTGGACGTCGCGTCCCAGATCGAAGGCGACGAGGCCCGCTTCCATTTCGCCGATGCCGCCTCGCCGGCCCTGGTGACCGACAGTGGTGATCCGGACGCGCTGTACGTGCTGATGCCGCTGCGGGTGTGA
- the recF gene encoding DNA replication/repair protein RecF (All proteins in this family for which functions are known are DNA-binding proteins that assist the filamentation of RecA onto DNA for the initiation of recombination or recombinational repair.), producing MTTETPPPVPPAAVRRLRLTNFRSYPDLDLELSPAPVALFGENGAGKTNLLEAISFLAPGRGMRSAGADGVATRSGADIAPEWAVFAEADTREGGFRLGVGARGSARRETRIDGEPAAQNALARLMPMIWLTPAQDRLFAGPRADRLKFFDRLVHAADPAHADAASAYEKSRTRRQRLLDEGGQDPSWLGAIEVEMAGHGVAMAAARLDALIRLQGEIDQRPEGVFPQADLALDGAVEADLAEGLTAGEAEDRFLAALRDGRRRDAAAGRTLTRGPHRTELLARHRAKDQPAGDCSTGEQKALILTLALAQARALGQQWGVAPLLLLDEACAHLDALRRDGLAREILASGSQAWLTGVEKVLFEPFGDAIQYREVHEGGVRALP from the coding sequence ATGACAACTGAGACACCGCCGCCGGTCCCACCTGCGGCGGTTCGTCGTTTGCGGCTCACCAATTTTCGAAGCTATCCCGACCTCGATCTCGAACTGTCCCCTGCGCCGGTCGCCCTGTTCGGCGAAAACGGGGCCGGCAAGACCAACCTCCTCGAAGCGATCTCTTTTCTGGCACCGGGTCGCGGCATGCGCTCGGCCGGAGCCGACGGGGTTGCAACAAGGAGCGGAGCCGATATCGCCCCTGAATGGGCGGTGTTTGCCGAAGCCGATACGCGCGAGGGTGGCTTCCGGTTGGGGGTCGGCGCGCGTGGCTCGGCCCGCCGGGAGACCCGGATCGATGGCGAGCCTGCTGCCCAGAATGCGCTGGCCCGCCTCATGCCGATGATCTGGTTGACCCCGGCGCAGGACCGTCTGTTCGCCGGGCCGCGGGCAGATCGTCTGAAATTCTTCGATCGTCTGGTCCATGCCGCCGACCCGGCCCATGCTGACGCGGCGAGTGCCTATGAGAAAAGCCGGACCCGGCGGCAGCGCTTGCTGGATGAGGGTGGGCAGGATCCGTCCTGGCTCGGCGCGATCGAAGTGGAAATGGCCGGTCACGGGGTTGCCATGGCCGCGGCGCGCCTCGACGCGCTGATCCGCCTTCAGGGCGAAATTGACCAGCGCCCCGAAGGGGTGTTCCCGCAAGCCGACCTGGCTCTGGACGGGGCCGTCGAAGCGGACCTGGCCGAGGGCCTGACGGCGGGCGAGGCGGAGGACCGTTTTCTTGCCGCGCTCCGGGATGGTCGTCGACGCGACGCGGCGGCCGGGCGGACACTGACGCGGGGGCCACACCGGACAGAATTGCTCGCCCGGCACCGGGCCAAGGACCAGCCCGCCGGCGATTGCTCCACTGGTGAGCAGAAGGCGTTGATCCTCACGCTCGCCCTGGCCCAGGCCCGGGCGCTGGGCCAGCAATGGGGCGTCGCCCCGCTGTTGCTGCTCGATGAAGCCTGCGCCCATCTTGACGCGCTGCGCCGTGACGGCCTGGCCCGGGAGATTCTCGCATCCGGATCGCAAGCCTGGCTGACGGGGGTCGAAAAAGTCCTGTTCGAGCCCTTTGGCGATGCGATCCAGTACCGCGAAGTGCACGAGGGTGGTGTCCGGGCCCTGCCCTAG
- a CDS encoding CPBP family intramembrane glutamic endopeptidase, with the protein MQTLIETPSLIVGLLAIAAVLVAGIISDIRQKARSAEDRQPVIRQYRKTGLTLWALCLATLACWHVAGLPFGQLGLQAPAGWRGALAWALAGAAILYGLYSLITAALNRTARSALRTQLDEAEGFDQLRPRRLSEHLGFQALSITAGITEEIIFRGFLMATLALVMPIWAAALASISLFIIAHAYQGMSGMLRILPITVLMTAVVLLGGSLWPAIIIHALADALAGCLVALTDAHARADQAMADQEVSDGPGEADALPA; encoded by the coding sequence ATGCAGACCCTGATAGAAACACCGTCCCTGATTGTCGGCCTGCTGGCCATTGCTGCGGTGCTGGTCGCCGGCATCATCAGCGACATCCGGCAGAAAGCCCGCTCCGCTGAAGACCGACAGCCGGTCATCCGGCAATACCGCAAAACCGGCCTGACGCTTTGGGCGCTATGCCTCGCCACCCTCGCCTGCTGGCATGTCGCCGGCCTCCCCTTTGGCCAACTGGGGCTGCAAGCACCGGCCGGATGGCGTGGCGCGCTGGCCTGGGCACTGGCTGGCGCCGCGATCCTATACGGCCTCTACTCGCTGATCACCGCCGCTTTGAACCGGACTGCTCGCAGCGCGCTGCGCACCCAGCTGGATGAGGCAGAAGGCTTCGACCAGCTGCGCCCGCGACGTCTGTCCGAACATCTCGGCTTCCAGGCCCTGTCCATCACCGCGGGGATAACCGAGGAGATCATTTTCCGGGGTTTCCTGATGGCGACGCTGGCACTGGTGATGCCGATCTGGGCGGCGGCATTGGCGTCCATCAGCCTGTTCATCATCGCCCACGCCTATCAGGGCATGTCGGGAATGTTGCGCATCCTGCCGATCACCGTGTTGATGACAGCGGTGGTCCTGCTGGGCGGATCATTGTGGCCGGCGATCATCATCCATGCTCTTGCTGACGCATTGGCCGGCTGCCTCGTCGCCCTGACCGATGCCCATGCCCGTGCTGATCAGGCGATGGCAGACCAGGAGGTCTCGGACGGGCCGGGTGAGGCTGACGCCCTCCCGGCCTGA
- a CDS encoding TetR/AcrR family transcriptional regulator produces MRALDTKLREKAFADVTIAELADAAGLSVGAVYRRFENKDAFIPVIFELYRERLEIFMAGEGRLEIEPAEGLRAALHAACRTGWRFLDQHGYLVRAAHIYSRLRPDLIGDDWEAMLDQARESAKSLLDVFGDEVKRTDRAEAAQMFTYLMNTLPIERAIYPDEGAAAVLTLGEEQFVAAIADTLYGYLVTPDRGQPDG; encoded by the coding sequence GTGCGTGCGCTCGATACCAAGTTGCGCGAAAAGGCCTTCGCCGATGTCACCATAGCCGAGCTGGCTGACGCCGCCGGCCTGTCAGTCGGCGCTGTCTATCGTCGGTTCGAGAACAAGGATGCCTTCATACCGGTCATCTTCGAACTGTATCGCGAGCGCCTCGAGATTTTCATGGCCGGTGAGGGCCGGCTCGAGATCGAACCCGCTGAGGGGTTGCGGGCGGCGCTCCATGCGGCATGCCGCACCGGGTGGCGGTTTCTCGACCAACACGGCTATCTGGTCCGGGCGGCCCACATATACAGCCGACTGCGTCCGGACCTGATCGGGGATGACTGGGAAGCCATGCTCGACCAGGCCCGGGAGTCCGCCAAAAGCCTGCTTGACGTCTTCGGTGATGAGGTGAAGCGGACCGATCGGGCCGAGGCCGCACAGATGTTCACCTACCTGATGAATACCCTGCCGATCGAGCGGGCCATCTATCCTGATGAGGGCGCCGCCGCTGTGCTCACCCTTGGCGAAGAACAATTCGTCGCGGCCATCGCTGACACGCTTTACGGCTATCTCGTCACACCGGATCGGGGGCAGCCGGACGGATGA
- a CDS encoding circularly permuted type 2 ATP-grasp protein: MLDGAGGVHEPYVAYQDWLQQTDPSGLRSKAKEAEAFFRRVGITFNVYGQSDADERLIPFDVVPRIISAREWARLEKGIDQRVRAINAFLHDIYHDQDIIRAGRIPESLIANNDAFLPKMIGVTPPGGVYTHIVGTDLVRTGKDEFYVLEDNARTPSGVSYMLENRETMLQMFPELFSKIRVQPVSEYPTELRRALAKSAPPACAGRPVIAVLTPGLHNSAFFEHAFLAEQMGVALVEGSDLQVVDGRVAMRTTRGYRPIDVLYRRVDDEYLDPLNFRPDSLLGVPGIMDIYRSGGITIANAPGTGVADDKAIYSYMPEIVEFYTGQQAILKNVPTWRCAEPESLAYVLDNLAELVVKEVHGSGGYGMLVGPAASKKELAAFKAKLKARPAAYIAQPTLALSTVPVLTRGGLAPRHVDLRPFALVAPDGVRLTPGGLTRVAMKKGSLVVNSSQGGGTKDTWVLED; encoded by the coding sequence ATGCTCGACGGGGCTGGTGGTGTCCACGAACCCTATGTTGCCTACCAGGACTGGCTTCAGCAGACGGACCCGTCCGGCCTGCGATCCAAGGCAAAGGAAGCCGAGGCCTTCTTCCGGCGTGTCGGCATCACCTTCAATGTGTATGGCCAGTCAGATGCCGACGAAAGACTGATCCCGTTCGATGTGGTGCCCCGCATCATCTCGGCCCGCGAATGGGCACGGCTGGAAAAGGGCATTGATCAGCGCGTACGGGCAATCAACGCCTTCCTGCATGACATCTATCACGACCAGGACATCATCCGTGCCGGCCGGATCCCGGAAAGCCTGATCGCCAATAATGACGCTTTCCTGCCAAAAATGATCGGCGTGACGCCACCGGGCGGCGTGTACACCCACATTGTCGGAACCGATCTGGTGCGAACCGGCAAGGATGAGTTCTACGTTCTCGAGGACAATGCCCGCACCCCCTCCGGCGTCTCCTACATGCTGGAAAACCGCGAGACGATGCTGCAGATGTTCCCGGAATTGTTCTCCAAAATCCGGGTCCAGCCAGTCTCCGAATATCCCACCGAGCTTCGCCGGGCGTTGGCCAAGAGCGCGCCGCCAGCCTGTGCCGGTCGGCCGGTCATTGCTGTTCTGACTCCGGGTCTGCACAACTCGGCCTTTTTCGAACACGCCTTCCTCGCCGAGCAGATGGGTGTGGCGCTGGTCGAGGGCAGCGACCTGCAGGTCGTCGACGGCCGGGTGGCAATGCGCACGACCCGGGGCTACCGGCCGATCGATGTGCTCTACCGGCGTGTGGACGACGAATATCTGGATCCGCTGAACTTCCGTCCGGACAGCCTGCTCGGCGTTCCCGGCATCATGGACATCTACCGGTCCGGCGGAATCACCATCGCCAACGCACCCGGTACCGGCGTCGCCGATGACAAGGCGATCTATTCCTACATGCCCGAGATCGTCGAATTCTATACCGGCCAGCAAGCGATCCTCAAAAACGTCCCGACCTGGCGCTGTGCCGAGCCGGAATCGCTCGCCTATGTGCTCGACAACCTGGCCGAGCTGGTCGTGAAGGAAGTCCATGGCTCCGGCGGCTATGGAATGCTGGTCGGACCGGCGGCATCCAAAAAGGAGCTCGCCGCCTTCAAGGCCAAGCTCAAGGCCCGGCCGGCGGCCTATATCGCCCAGCCGACCCTGGCATTGTCGACCGTTCCTGTCCTCACGCGCGGCGGGTTGGCGCCGCGACATGTCGATCTGCGTCCCTTCGCGCTTGTGGCGCCGGACGGGGTCCGCCTGACGCCGGGTGGCCTGACCCGTGTCGCCATGAAAAAGGGATCGCTGGTGGTGAACTCCTCACAGGGCGGCGGCACCAAGGACACCTGGGTTTTGGAGGACTGA
- a CDS encoding alpha-E domain-containing protein produces MLGKHASGLYWMFRHLERSENTARLVEAGFRLALTRAADGEAEWESIVATAGCRDAYLEQNAGFDSASVIDFLLRSRDNPSSVMSVFDAARSNARMVRTALTREVWESVNEGWMTLRGRLARPVKQGDLPDVLSLIRRQSGLVRGLYHGTMLRNDIFSFARLGTFTERADNTARILDVKYYVLLPSTSFVGSSLDNVQWEMVLRCASAERAFKWLHGGDASPSSIAQFLILEPEMPRSLIYCSDKFVRNLRYLKDAYGGAHMPSLDIALDLRQRLRGQSIDQVFKIGLHEYLTDFLATINSLGRQIETDYRFYE; encoded by the coding sequence ATGCTCGGAAAACATGCCTCAGGCCTCTATTGGATGTTCCGCCATCTCGAACGGTCGGAAAACACGGCCAGACTGGTCGAAGCCGGCTTCCGGCTGGCCCTCACACGCGCCGCCGACGGCGAGGCGGAATGGGAATCCATCGTCGCGACGGCCGGCTGTCGCGATGCCTATCTGGAGCAGAATGCCGGTTTCGACAGCGCCAGCGTTATCGATTTCCTGCTGCGAAGCCGGGACAACCCGTCCAGTGTGATGTCGGTTTTCGACGCAGCCCGGTCCAATGCCCGAATGGTTCGCACAGCCTTGACGCGGGAAGTGTGGGAGTCGGTCAATGAAGGCTGGATGACGTTGCGCGGACGTCTCGCACGGCCGGTCAAACAGGGCGATCTGCCCGACGTGCTCAGCCTGATCCGTCGTCAGAGCGGGCTCGTCCGTGGCCTCTATCATGGCACGATGTTGAGGAATGACATTTTCAGTTTTGCCCGCTTGGGCACCTTCACCGAGCGCGCCGACAACACCGCCCGGATCCTGGATGTGAAATATTATGTCCTCCTCCCTTCGACATCCTTCGTCGGTTCGTCGCTTGATAATGTGCAATGGGAGATGGTGCTTCGCTGCGCCTCGGCTGAGCGGGCGTTCAAATGGCTCCATGGCGGCGATGCCAGCCCGTCCTCGATCGCCCAATTCCTGATACTCGAACCGGAGATGCCGCGATCCCTGATCTATTGCAGCGACAAGTTTGTGCGCAATCTGCGTTATCTCAAGGATGCCTATGGTGGTGCTCACATGCCCAGTCTCGATATCGCACTGGATCTGCGTCAGCGCCTGCGCGGCCAGTCGATCGACCAGGTCTTCAAGATCGGCCTGCATGAGTATCTGACCGACTTTCTCGCCACCATCAATTCGCTCGGTCGTCAGATCGAGACGGATTACCGCTTCTACGAGTGA
- a CDS encoding transglutaminase family protein — MRLNISHMTRYDFAEPVPYGLQQVRLTPMTRAHQTVLRWTLRIEGGSEEARFNDQHMNIVDLVRIDPERTSISLVCEGEVETREENGIVGRHDGTAPLWYFRRETPLTKAGTKLRALIRDFDAMDGQDVTAFHDLARFISGEVAYRTDTTLATTTAEDALASGQGVCQDHAHIFIAAARLLGYPARYVSGYLFMDDRVEQEAGHAWAEVHIDGLGWVGFDVSNGISPDERYVKIATGLDYSEAAPVAGVTFGGGGQSMLVSLQVQQ; from the coding sequence ATGCGCCTCAACATCTCCCACATGACCCGCTACGACTTCGCCGAACCGGTTCCCTACGGGCTCCAGCAGGTGCGCCTGACGCCGATGACCCGCGCTCACCAGACCGTCCTGCGGTGGACCTTGCGGATCGAGGGAGGCAGCGAAGAGGCCCGTTTCAACGACCAGCACATGAACATCGTTGATCTGGTCCGCATCGATCCCGAGCGCACATCGATCAGCCTGGTCTGTGAGGGCGAGGTCGAGACGCGGGAAGAGAACGGCATTGTTGGCCGCCATGACGGCACCGCGCCACTCTGGTATTTCCGCCGCGAAACGCCACTGACCAAAGCCGGGACGAAGTTGCGGGCCCTGATCCGTGACTTCGATGCGATGGACGGTCAGGACGTCACCGCCTTTCACGACCTTGCCCGCTTCATCTCCGGTGAAGTCGCCTACCGGACCGATACGACCCTGGCGACCACGACGGCCGAAGACGCGCTGGCGAGCGGTCAGGGTGTGTGCCAGGACCATGCCCACATCTTCATCGCGGCGGCTCGGCTGCTGGGTTATCCGGCCCGTTATGTGAGCGGCTATCTGTTCATGGACGATCGCGTCGAACAGGAGGCCGGTCACGCTTGGGCCGAGGTGCATATCGATGGGTTGGGCTGGGTCGGTTTCGATGTATCGAACGGAATTTCGCCTGACGAGCGATATGTGAAAATCGCCACAGGCCTCGATTATTCCGAAGCGGCTCCGGTCGCTGGTGTCACTTTCGGCGGCGGCGGGCAGTCGATGCTTGTCTCGCTTCAAGTGCAGCAGTAA
- a CDS encoding peptidase has translation MTYCVGLKLDAGLVFMSDTRTNAGVDNVSKFRKLFTWEKKAERVITIMTAGNLATTQAVISLLEERLKAPADRAPSIMEAPTMFQVATIVGRTLRECVAEQAGDGPTSESPFGATLIVGGQIAGQKMCLFMVYPEGNFVEASDETPFFQIGETKYGRPILVRAFDKAMRMESAIKLLLLSFDSTLKANLSVGMPLDLHAYRADSLELGVQRRVEEDDAWYAQLSRDWGDALRSAFDGLPEYTL, from the coding sequence GTGACCTATTGCGTTGGCCTGAAACTTGATGCGGGCCTGGTTTTCATGTCCGACACGCGCACCAATGCGGGCGTCGACAATGTGTCCAAGTTTCGCAAGCTCTTTACCTGGGAAAAGAAAGCCGAGCGGGTCATCACCATCATGACCGCCGGCAATCTGGCCACGACCCAGGCCGTGATCAGCCTGCTGGAGGAGCGGCTCAAGGCGCCGGCCGACCGGGCTCCGTCGATCATGGAAGCGCCGACCATGTTCCAGGTAGCCACCATTGTAGGCCGGACACTCCGGGAATGTGTTGCCGAGCAGGCCGGCGACGGCCCGACATCCGAGTCGCCCTTTGGTGCGACCTTGATTGTGGGTGGCCAGATCGCCGGTCAGAAAATGTGCCTGTTCATGGTCTATCCGGAAGGCAATTTCGTCGAGGCGAGCGACGAAACGCCCTTCTTCCAGATCGGCGAGACCAAATATGGGCGCCCCATTCTGGTTCGTGCCTTCGACAAGGCGATGCGCATGGAGTCGGCCATCAAACTGCTGCTCCTGTCATTCGACTCGACGCTGAAGGCCAATCTCTCGGTCGGCATGCCGCTCGACCTGCATGCCTATCGGGCCGACAGTCTGGAACTGGGTGTGCAAAGACGGGTCGAGGAAGATGACGCCTGGTATGCCCAGCTGTCTCGTGATTGGGGTGATGCGCTGCGTTCGGCTTTCGACGGCCTGCCGGAATACACGCTATAG
- a CDS encoding LysE family translocator, with the protein MTIETLLLFAGALLVLFLTPGPGIAAMIARTLDTGPWHAAMYGAGILLGDMFWFTLAVTGLSAVAEQLGPFWLAAKLVGASYLGWMAYKAFWSAWTGARPKPVFKVGSKRGWIATFLAGIAMPLSNPKPIVFYLTLVPAFVPIEAITPWSFAAMLLIMVAMAVPTAAFYIAAAHRARAWLSTPTVRRGADILTGCVMTAIALLLLLR; encoded by the coding sequence ATGACGATCGAAACCCTTCTGCTCTTCGCCGGTGCCCTGCTTGTCCTGTTCCTGACGCCGGGGCCCGGCATTGCGGCAATGATCGCCCGCACGCTGGATACCGGCCCCTGGCACGCGGCCATGTATGGCGCGGGCATCCTGCTGGGCGACATGTTCTGGTTCACACTTGCCGTGACAGGATTGTCTGCGGTCGCGGAACAATTGGGCCCATTCTGGCTGGCCGCCAAGCTGGTCGGGGCCTCCTATCTCGGCTGGATGGCGTACAAGGCCTTCTGGAGCGCCTGGACCGGCGCGCGACCGAAGCCGGTCTTCAAGGTCGGCTCGAAACGCGGCTGGATCGCGACTTTCCTGGCCGGCATCGCGATGCCGCTCTCCAATCCCAAGCCGATCGTCTTCTATCTGACGCTGGTTCCGGCCTTCGTGCCGATCGAGGCGATCACGCCCTGGAGCTTTGCCGCGATGTTGTTGATCATGGTCGCGATGGCGGTTCCGACCGCGGCTTTCTATATCGCCGCTGCCCACCGCGCCCGGGCCTGGCTGTCCACACCGACCGTGCGACGCGGCGCCGATATCCTGACCGGTTGCGTCATGACCGCCATCGCCCTGCTTCTGCTGCTGCGCTAG
- a CDS encoding glycosyltransferase family 2 protein: MSETINTDFRRPDRTDATLRASVVIAVLDEAENVAAVCDEVLREMERAGAFEIVFVDDGSTDATPDILQGIADADPRVRLVRHDHRCGKSQAVRSGVLAARAPWIATLDGDGQNDPADLPDMLEKAWAAEGDAPLVAGTRVRRNDPVSRLIATRIANGFRATVLGDHCPDTGCGVKVFNRDSFLLLPCFEGMHRFLPALFQRYGHPLINHPVQHRARHAGQSKYTNIGRAFVGIFDTMGVIWLVRRTKAPGRIEERQS; encoded by the coding sequence ATGAGCGAGACGATCAACACGGATTTCCGCCGCCCGGACCGGACGGATGCAACCCTGCGCGCGTCTGTCGTGATTGCTGTGCTGGACGAAGCGGAGAATGTCGCCGCCGTTTGCGACGAAGTGCTGCGCGAGATGGAGCGCGCCGGCGCCTTTGAGATCGTCTTTGTGGACGATGGCTCGACGGACGCGACGCCAGACATCCTGCAAGGCATTGCCGATGCCGACCCGCGGGTCCGGCTCGTGCGCCATGACCATCGCTGCGGCAAGTCGCAGGCGGTGCGGTCCGGTGTCCTGGCGGCGCGCGCGCCCTGGATCGCCACGCTCGATGGCGATGGCCAGAACGATCCGGCCGATCTGCCTGACATGCTGGAAAAAGCCTGGGCTGCTGAGGGCGACGCGCCACTGGTCGCCGGTACCCGCGTTCGCCGCAATGACCCCGTCTCGCGCCTGATCGCGACGCGCATCGCCAATGGCTTCCGCGCCACCGTGCTGGGGGATCATTGCCCGGATACCGGCTGCGGCGTGAAGGTTTTCAATCGCGACAGCTTCCTGCTCCTGCCCTGTTTTGAGGGCATGCACCGTTTCCTGCCGGCGCTGTTCCAGCGCTATGGGCATCCGCTGATCAATCACCCTGTCCAGCACCGCGCCCGTCATGCAGGGCAGTCAAAATACACCAATATTGGTCGGGCCTTCGTCGGGATTTTCGACACGATGGGCGTTATCTGGCTGGTCCGCCGGACCAAGGCGCCGGGCCGGATCGAAGAGCGTCAGTCGTGA